A single genomic interval of Crateriforma spongiae harbors:
- the csrA gene encoding carbon storage regulator CsrA, which translates to MLVLTRKAKEQIVIGDGITITLVRVKGNSVRIGIDAPKDVRVVRGELAEKDQQRQADDGGKLDVVSGAEDVDAYPKARRSIAGKLRCETSRDGKIVSGRVSMPGRRGAEPTNRLAAMPHAGKISPTAGISQSAGPLAGFGTIR; encoded by the coding sequence ATGTTAGTTTTGACTCGTAAAGCCAAAGAACAAATCGTTATCGGCGACGGCATCACGATTACCCTGGTGCGTGTCAAAGGAAACAGCGTTCGCATCGGCATCGACGCCCCCAAAGATGTCCGTGTGGTTCGCGGCGAGTTGGCGGAAAAGGACCAACAGCGACAAGCGGACGATGGTGGGAAGTTGGACGTCGTGTCGGGGGCCGAAGACGTCGATGCGTATCCGAAGGCACGTCGATCCATCGCCGGAAAGTTGCGATGCGAAACCAGCCGCGACGGCAAAATCGTCTCCGGCCGCGTTTCGATGCCCGGGCGTCGTGGTGCGGAACCGACCAATCGGCTGGCCGCGATGCCGCATGCCGGCAAGATTTCCCCGACCGCTGGCATCAGCCAATCGGCCGGACCTTTGGCAGGATTTGGAACGATCCGCTAG